AAACCCATCTTTAATGCATCACAATACAGATCAAAGGGTTCTCTCGGGTTAGGCAAAACTAACACTGGATCGGTTGTCAATCTTTCCTTAAGGGCCTGGAAACTATGCTCATATTGGGtatcccacacaaaagcttgacccttACGAGTTAGTTTAGTCAAAGGTAAAGCTAACTTGGAGAAACCTTCTATGAATCTCCGGTAGTATCCTGCTAAACCCAGAAAACTCCTAATCTCAAAAATAGATTTAGGACTCTCCCACTCTAGAACGGCTTCTATCTTAGAGGGATCTACAGCTATACCCCCTTGAGATATCACATGCCCtaggaaactaactttctctaaccaaaactcacacttggacaacttagcatagAGTTGTCAATCCCTAAGGGTATATAGCATAATCCTCAAATGTTTTTCATGTTCCTCTCTAGTCTTggagtataccaaaatatcatctatgaatACTACCACAAAACTATCAAGGTAAGGGTGAAAGACTCTATTCATGTAGTCCATAAACACACCTGGAGCATTACTCACACCAAagggcatgactaaatactcatAGTGACCATAACGGGTCCTAAAAGCAGTCTTAGGTATGTCCTCGGACTTCACTCGAATCTGATGGTAACCTGACCTAAGGTCTATCTTACTAAACATACAAGCTCCTACCACTTGGTCCATAAGGTCATCTATTCTAGGCAAAGGGTACTTATTCTTAATCGTCACCTTGTTCAACTagcggtagtctacacacaaccTCATGGTCCCATCTTTCTTTTTCACTAACAACAGTGGTGCTCCCTATGGAGACACACTGGGTCTCACAAACCGTTTCTCCAACAACTCATCTAACTATTTCTTAAGCTTGACTAACTCTATaggagacatcctataaggGGCTATGGATATAGGTCCAGCACCAGGTACCAGGTCTATGgaaaactctatctctctctcggGTGGTAGACCGAATATATCCTCATGGAACACTTCAGGAAACTCCCTAACAATAGGGAGGTCACACATGGAAACCTTTGTCTTTATTTCTAGGTTAGACAAGATCATGTACACTTGAGCATCTCCTTTCAAAGATGTTAcaacttggttggcagagatAAACATCATATCCTTACTCACTCCAGGACCATCAAACACCACAGTTTTATCAAAACAGTTTAACAAGACATGGTTTGAAGATAACCACtccataccaagaataacatcaatctggctcaaaggcaaacaaatcaTATCAATCAAGAAGGTTCTACCATAAATTTCCACAGGACAATCCAAACACACCTTAGAAGTTAACACATAACCATTAGTTGGGGTCTCTACCTCCAgatctttatttaaagaagacaCAGAAAGCTTAAGTTTCCCTACACATGAATAGGATATAAAAGAATGGGTTGCTCCaaaatcaaacaacacaagtaaAGGAATTCCATTTATGAAGCATTTACCTTGGATTAGATCTTTGGATTTCAAAGCTTCAGCACCGTTAAGGATAAAGACTCTTCCAGTGGCCTTTGGATGTCCAATTTGGTCATTCAGGCCCCCACCATTTTGCTCCCTCTTGGGATGTGGACAATCTCTCTGACAATGCCCCTTTTGTCTacaattaaaacatgttatgcCTTTATCAGGGCAATTTGAGGAGATGTGCCCTGGCTTACTACATCTGTAACAAGTGATATGAGTAGGGAAGGTATTGGGTTTGCTACCACTACCACCCGCAAATCCCATGGCAACAATCTTCTGATTGTTGGGGCGGTTACCATATTGCTTAAGAGGGGTCGAGTACGGTTTTCCTCGATGTTGGGGtccattctttttgttcttcattGGACCTATACTCTTATAATAGCTCACCCTGTCTCGAGAGTCTTCATCCCAAATCCGACACATGTTAACCAAGAGTGGAAACTGACGAACACCCTGGTAATTCACATCTTGCTTCACTTCAGGTCGCAAGCCGTTCAGAAACTTCACACATTTGAGCTTTCACCATCCCTCCCTTGATAATGGGGAAAGTACTTCACCAACTCTTAAAACTTGGCTGCATACTCAGCTATAGTCATGTTTCCCTGCTAGAGCTCTAAGAACTCCATCTTGTTCTTGTTCCTAACATCCTCAGGAAAGTATTTCTCCAAGAATACCCTCTTGAAGACATCCCAGGTCACATCTTGACCTTCAGCATCTAGGCATTGGCGAGTATTCTCCCACCAATACTCAGCTTCTTCCACCAAAGTGTATGTACCAAAAGCAACTTTTTGCCCTTCCGGACATGCCATCACTCGGAAAATCTTCTCAATTTCCCTTATCCAGTTCTAAGCACCATCAAGGTTGTATCCTCCATTGAATGAAGGGGGATTGTTTCGTTGGAAGCGGTCCAACCCTTGGTACTCAACAGCTCCAccagcttctcccctatttggaTTCCCTATAGCTTGAGCTAAGGCTTGGAGAGCATCAGCTATAGCATGATCATTTCGCCCAGCCATCACTCCTTATACACACCAAGAAGTGAGACATAGAAAGAAtacacacaagaaaaaaaagagcaacACAAATCACAACCATCACAAGTTCCTACTTGGTTACTTTTGAGAGTTGATGCCTTGAGACATTAACACTCATTTCCCATCGTTTGTATTTCCTGATTACTTGCCATATCATCCCATTGtacttcacaaattatacagaTGGTCA
Above is a window of Glycine soja cultivar W05 chromosome 12, ASM419377v2, whole genome shotgun sequence DNA encoding:
- the LOC114378871 gene encoding uncharacterized protein LOC114378871 codes for the protein MCRIWDEDSRDRVSYYKSIGPMKNKKNGPQHRGKPYSTPLKQYGNRPNNQKIVAMGFAGGSGSKPNTFPTHITCYRCSKPGHISSNCPDKGITCFNCRQKGHCQRDCPHPKREQNGGGLNDQIGHPKATGRVFILNGAEALKSKDLIQGKLKLSVSSLNKDLEVETPTNGYVLTSKIDVILGMEWLSSNHVLLNCFDKTVVFDGPGVSKDMMFISANQVVTSLKGDAQVYMILSNLEIKTKVSMCDLPIVREFPEVFHEDIFGLPPEREIEFSIDLVPGAGPISIAPYRMSPIELVKLKK